A genomic stretch from Malus domestica chromosome 15, GDT2T_hap1 includes:
- the LOC103420177 gene encoding probable WRKY transcription factor 50, translating into MSGGNFRSVESPETNDFSNNSNFEFSEYLMIGEWLDEDPSSVASELSVQNSGFRANEADDSGAGSSQHGLSTSRGESGSSRERQETRERVAFKTKSEVEILDDGFKWRKYGKKVVKNSPHPRNYYKCSVEGCLVKKRVERDREDPRFVITTYEGVHNHPGL; encoded by the exons ATGTCTGGTGGCAACTTCAGGTCAGTAGAGTCACCTGAGACTAACGACTTTTCCAACAACTCGAATTTTGAGTTTTCGGAGTACTTGATGATCGGCGAGTGGCTCGATGAAGATCCGAGTTCCGTGGCTTCGGAGTTATCTGTCCAGAATTCGGGTTTTCGAGCAAATGAAGCTGATGACTCTGGTGCAGGGAGCAGCCAACATGGATTGTCTACTAGCA GAGGAGAGAGTGGAAGCAGCCGGGAGAGGCAGGAAACTAGAGAGAGAGTTGCattcaaaacaaaatcagaGGTTGAAATATTGGATGATGGGTTCAAGTGGAGGAAGTATGGTAAAAAGGTGGTGAAAAACAGCCCTCATCCAAG GAATTACTACAAGTGCTCAGTTGAAGGGTGCCTTGTGAAAAAGAGAGTTGAAAGAGATAGAGAGGATCCAAGGTTTGTAATTACAACTTATGAGGGTGTCCATAACCATCCAGGCCTCTAA